In one Nicotiana sylvestris chromosome 8, ASM39365v2, whole genome shotgun sequence genomic region, the following are encoded:
- the LOC138876049 gene encoding uncharacterized protein yields the protein MAVDDPNTITVTTAKIQSTIDVSSPLYIHPSDSPGLVLVLVPFDGLVYLSWRRGVLRALSIKNKLGFVTGEYHYDQTNGEKLYQIQKEIDDLSQGVPAITGYYTKMKKLWEELTNLRAKSLCSCQCTCDAKENMHKVEQDRRLIQFLMALKEVYTIVRGSILMLNLLPSMAQAFALLVQEEKQREF from the exons ATGGCGGTAGACGACCCAAATACTATTACTGTGACAACAGCAAAGATCCAATCGACAATCGATGTAAGTAGTCCGCTTTATATTCATCCTTCTGACAGTCCTGGACTGGTTTTAGTTCTAGTTCCTTTTGATGGGCTAGTATATCTTTCATGGAGGAGAGGTGTATTGAGGGCCCTCTCTATTAAGAACAAATTAGGTTTCGTCACTGGGGAAT ATCATTATGATCAAACAAATGGGGAAAAACTATACCAGATCCAAAAGGAGATTGATGATTTGAGTCAAGGAGTACCCGCCATTACTGGATACTATACTAAAATGAAGAAACTATGGGAAGAGTTAACCAATCTCAGAGCAAAATCCCTCTGCAGCTGTCAGTGTACCTGTGATGCAAAGGAAAACATGCACAAAGTTGAACAGGACAGAAGATTGATACAATTCCTGATGGCTTTGAAAGAGGTTTATACTATAGTTCGAGGGAGCATACTGATGTTGAATCTCTTGCCTTCAATGGCACAAGCCTTTGCACTTCTGGTGCAAGAGGAGAAACAAAGAGAATTTTGA